A DNA window from Pleuronectes platessa chromosome 19, fPlePla1.1, whole genome shotgun sequence contains the following coding sequences:
- the LOC128425219 gene encoding uncharacterized protein LOC128425219 — MENQPGRSQAQYDQSSATEAAQHFMSLLTRAIPEDQRQGPSMSMERPTVASEMARPFPGYFKRNGKNRSHPFRRPAKVVTTWKPLDVSFFLLDSKTDTSPSISAELELMQAGLGKRALSITSDLTHSELSSSLRTTYPKMNDLQDRWLLFKAAGGNGRRKLSAIALEAEGYTGSVIKRASGGGKQMLYIVPLQDELDLTPLPADAPEFARMPTATCKQCKTVMPLQVLALHIDHCNKTSSSETEEADVVFLEEATPNPVLGPCTDAPWSNEQHCFQQYGKGSLPA, encoded by the exons ATGGAAAACCAACCGGGCAGATCACAGGCCCAG TATGACCAGTCTTCAGCAACTGAAGCTGCTCAGCATTTCATGTCCTTGCTCACCAGAGCAATTCCTGAAGATCAAAGACAGGGTCCGAGTATGAGTATGGAGAGACCTACTGTTGCGTCTGAGATGGCCAG ACCCTTCCCTGGATATTTCAAACGCAATGGAAAAAACCGAAGTCACCCCTTCAGAAGACCAGCAAAAGTTGTGACGACGTGGAAGCCACTTGATGTATCATTTTTCTTACTTGATTCAAAAACTGACACATCCCCATCCATATCTGCCGAGCTGGAGCTCATGCAAGCAGGGCTGGGAAAGAGGGCGTTGTCTATCACATCTGACTTAACGCATTCAGAG ttatccAGTTCACTAAGGACAACATATCCGAAGATGAATGATCTTCAAGACAGATGGCTTCTTTTCAAAGCAGCAG GCGGAAATGGAAGGAGAAAACTGTCTGCAATCGCATTAGAGGCAGAGGGATACACTGGTTCTGTCATCAAAAGAGCCTCAGGTGGAGGAAAACAGATGTTATATATAGTGCCCCTCCAAGATGAGCTAGATTTAACACCACTACCAGCAGATGCACCGGAATTTGCTCGTATGCCAACAGCAACATGCAAACAATGCAAGACAGTGATGCCATTGCAGGTGTTGGCTCTGCACATTGACCACTGCAACAAGACATCAAGCTCGGAAACTGAG GAGGCAGATGTGGTGTTCCTGGAAGAAGCAACTCCTAACCCAGTCCTAGGACCTTGTACAGACGCACCATGGTCCAATGAGCAACATTGCTTTCAGCAG tATGGGAAAGGATCTTTGCCAGCTTGA
- the LOC128425380 gene encoding uncharacterized protein LOC128425380, with protein sequence MQEWCYHYLVTGNLKTDGVHDMELSPLIKTIEDASDLSLYIEEILDCGYTGQINIDHKESILRAIVLHVTTKRTPMLQQMREGLEVYNLIKVMQIKPNECRNLFVVGADDKVDSHYVLSHLAPEMSPDGSTKHVKESKILEYFQDFLLEIEDTQPENEVEGETPSVPMVMQWMTGQAHRHLLVSERQKFKIAIVFDHNCLEHMPGHTVCYPVVSACTNTVTLPTAHLGDYESFKTNLQTAIKYGASFDRL encoded by the exons ATGCAGGAGTGGTGTTACCACTACCTTGTCACTGGGAACCTTAAAACTGATGGTGTGCATGACATGGAGTTGTCACCACTTATCAAAACG ATTGAAGATGCATCTGACCTGTCCCTCTACATTGAAGAAATCCTGGATTGTGGCTACACTGGTCAAATCAACATTGACCATAAGGAAAGCATATTAAg gGCTATTGTACTGCATGTGACCACAAAACGCACACCAATGCTGCAACAGATGCGTGAAGGCCTTGAAGTGTACAACCTGATCAAGGTCATGCAGATAAAGCCGAATGAGTGTCGCAATCTCTTTGTCGTAGGGGCTGATGACAAG GTGGACTCGCATTATGTTTTATCACACCTGGCCCCAGAAATGAGCCCAGATGGTTCGACTAAACACGTGAAGGAGTCCAAAATCTTGGAATACTTCCAAGATTTCCTACTTGAAATTGAGG acacacaaccagaAAATGAGGTTGAAGGAGAGACACCCTCTGTGCCCATGGTGATGCAATGGATGACTGGGCAGGCACACAGGCATTTGCTTGtctcagagagacagaaattcAAAATAGCCATAGTATTTGACCACAACTGTCTAGAGCACATGCCAGGCCACACTGTATGTTATCCTGTTGTTAGTGCTTGCACCAACACTGTTACACTTCCAACAGCTCATCTGGGGGATTACGAGTCCTTTAAAACCAACTTGCAAACTGCCATTAAATATGGTGCAAGCTTTGACAGACTGTAG
- the LOC128425220 gene encoding uncharacterized protein LOC128425220, which yields MQEHNLSVRKCYSDISDDVLDQKVRSIKARMPHAGYRLVKGSLQAMGHRISWRRVKMSLQRVDGAGIIARMVQLSCIARRTYSVPAPLSLVHIDTNHKLIRYNIVIFGAIDGFSRKIFYLDTAGNNRAETAFGFFMDGVRKNGWPSRVRADQGVENVDIARCMFTVRGTARGSFIAGKSVHNQRVERLWRDVWSVTCQYYDVLHSLEEEGFIDLSIAVHLFCVGYVFIPRLRSDLQHFTESWNCHPLSTEGNLTPNQLWMIGMLQAPVPEPDLVEIQQAEDQPSQEQQSDNTEHGVIVPDIQCPLSAERLAALQHLVNPTTESSSFGRDSFRTLTF from the exons ATGCAAGAGCATAACCTCTCTGTCAGAAAATGCTATTCTGACATATCAGATGATGTGCTAGATCAGAAGGTTAGGTCTATAAAGGCAAGAATGCCCCATGCTGGCTACAGGCTAGTGAAAGGATCTCTACAAGCAATGGGGCATCGGATTTCGTGGAGAAGAGTAAAGATGTCATTGCAGCGTGTGGATGGTGCAGGAATAATTGCCAGGATGGTCCAGCTGTCTTGCATTGCAAGACGGACATACTCTGTTCCCGCTCCCTTGTCTCTTGTCCACATCGACACAAACCACAAGTTAATAAG GTACAACATTGTGATTTTTGGAGCAATTGATGGCTTTTCAAGGAag ATCTTTTACCTGGACACAGCTGGGAataacagagcagagacggcTTTTGGATTCTTCATGGATGGAGTTCGGAAAAATGGATGGCCATCAAG aGTACGAGCCGATCAAGGGGTTGAAAATGTAGACATCGCTAGATGCATGTTTACTGTGCGAGGAACAGCCCGTGGCAGCTTTATTGCTGGAAAAAGCGTCCATAACCAGAG AGTGGAACGCCTATGGAGAGATGTTTGGAGTGTAACGTGTCAGTACTACGACGTGCTCCACAGTTTGGAGGAAGAGGGCTTCATTGACCTGTCCATTGCTGTCCACCTCTTCTGTGTGGGCTATGTCTTCATACCACGACTACGATCAGATTTGCAGCATTTTACGGAGAGCTGGAATTGTCACCCCTTAAGCACAGAGGGAAATCTGACACCGAATCAGCTATGGATGATCGGGATGCTGCAAGCACCTGTGCCAGAGCCAGACCTGGTAGAG ATCCAGCAAGCTGAGGACCAACCCTCTCAGGAACAGCAAAGTGACAACACTGAGCATGGAGTTATTGTACCAGACATCCAATGTCCCCTGTCAGCTGAAAGACTTGCTGCACTACAGCACCTAGTGAACCCCACCACCGAGTCCTCATCCTTTGGTCGGGACAGCTTTCGGACTCTAACATTctga
- the LOC128425315 gene encoding O-acyltransferase like protein yields the protein MALGFLVFFLFAWSSLELETTQALNVTKKCEEDTNAFLWELNQERPREYAVNMYDAFGKMGSNVEGGNVNQPGSRQQCQSSHGSTFSGQYCQVFLQQETVHYFVGICVPDSCKEEDVEMLVLYGRLQIGQRSLIPPFPSILVNQTAQALLMTHCLSNTVSPDAFDVTCLFVCSVMVTIPLAATLLTAIIRWKKNREVSPSLESSSINTGLNLYGTLKSNGSSGSERNGGSLEEKDSTSHKPLCFPRSCVNRGLGALSLQNTSQGVLSTSSSIPGGGHSSLHGIRVLSLFWIMCGHSTQFSVINNLDNKKHWEKAAKSNPLYVIAFAGPVFLAVDSFLLLGGLLSARSLLNSINRADGKLSISMVASYLFKRIKRIQPLHLFILCFTTGLTSLVRGGPYWFQIMETMADCKTYWWGNVLLISNLIPSSQPCIPWAWYLSLDFQCYATTPLLLYLYKLNKGVFAAVAGGLMLMTIASGAIMNALLQLPVFQPSALFHLNYGLHYYVKPYTRYGPFLIGVLTGIYLTTKKDQVLKQKWQAALGWFCCLSLMAVVVGLAYVLKEEPTSLSLPHAFYQGLHRTLWALAVTWIIVACEEGYGGFIKSFLSLGFWLPLSNISFACYLSHPIFIIIYIGLQETPIHYTDLNFMYIFLGHVVLTLVVSYVLTVLIEKTFLLKYSRT from the exons ATGGCTCTGGGTTTTTTGGTGTTCTTTCTGTTTGCATGGTCAAGTTTAGAACTGGAAACCACACAGGCATTGAATGTGACTAAAAAATGTGAGGAGGACACCAACGCTTTCCTCTGGGAACTAAACCAGGAGAGACCACGGGAATACGCtgtcaaca TGTATGATGCGTTTGGAAAGATGGGCAGCAATGTTGAAGGAGGTAATGTCAACCAGCCGGGCTCGCGGCAGCAGTGTCAGTCTTCCCATGGCTCCACCTTCTCTGGACAGTACTGCCAGGTGTTTCTTCAGCAG GAAACAGTCCACTATTTTGTGGGTATTTGTGTTCCTGACTCCTGCAAGGAAGAGGATGTGGAAATGCTGGTGCTATACG GAAGACTTCAGATTGGTCAGAGGTCCCTcattcctccttttccttccatCCTGGTCAATCAAACCGCTCAGGCCCTGTTGATGACCCATTGTTTGTCCAACACCGTTTCCCCAGATGCATTCGATGTCACCTGCCT gtttgtgtgttctGTGATGGTCACGATTCCTCTTGCCGCCACCCTGCTCACCGCTATAATAAGGTGGAAAAAGAACAGGGAGGTCAGTCCGTCTCTTGAATCATCCTCTATAAACACTGGCCTCAACCTTTATGGGACCCTGAAGAGCAATGGCTCCTCTGGCAGTGAAAGGAACGGTGGCAGCCTAGAGGAAAAGG ATAGCACCAGCCACAAACCACTGTGTTTTCCTCGAAGCTGTGTGAACCGGGGCCTGGGGGCACTTTCTCTTCAGAATACCAGCCAAGGTGTCCTGAgcacctcctcatccatcccAGGAGGAGGCCACTCCTCCCTGCATGGCATCCGTGTCCTCAGCCTGTTCTGGATCATGTGTGGCCACTCCACCCAGTTTTCTGTCATAAACAACCTGG ATAACAAGAAACATTGGGAGAAAGCAGCAAAGAGCAACCCTCTCTATGTGATTGCCTTCGCTGGACCCGTTTTTCTGGCTGTTGACAGCTTTTTGCTGCTGGG GGGTCTGCTCAGTGCCAGGTCTCTGCTAAACTCCATCAACAGGGCTGATGGCAAACTGAGCATCTCTATGGTGGCCAGCTACCTCTTCAAAAGGATTAAAAG GATTCAACCACTGCATCTGTTCATCCTGTGTTTCACCACTGGCCTCACCTCTTTAGTACGGGGGGGGCCATACTGGTTCCAAATCATGGAGACAATGGCGGACTGTAAGACGTACTGGTGGGGGAACGTGCTGTTGATTAGCAATCTCATCCCATCCTCACAGCCG tgcaTCCCGTGGGCATGGTACTTGTCTCTTGACTTCCAGTGCTATGCCACCACTCCACTGTTGCTCTATCTTTACAAATT GAACAAAGGTGTGTTTGCGGCTGTGGCAGGAGGCCTGATGCTGATGACCATTGCTTCTGGTGCCATCATGAATGCGCTCCTGCAGCTGCCCGTCTTCCAGCCATCTGCACT GTTCCATTTGAATTATGGCTTACATTACTATGTGAAACCCTACACAAGATATGGGCCATTTTTAATAGGGGTCTTGACTGGAATATATTTGACCACAAAGAAAGATCAGGTCCTAAAGCAGAAG TGGCAGGCAGCACTTGGTTGGTTCTGCTGTCTTTCACTTATGGCTGTGGTGGTTGGATTAGCCTACGTCCTAAAGGAGGAGCCAACCTCTCTGTCGTTGCCACATGCCTTCTATCAAGGACTGCACAGAACCCTCTGGGCTTTGGCTGTGACCTGGATAATAGTGGCCTGTGAGGAAGGTTATGGAG GTTTTATCAAGAGCTTCTTGTCATTGGGTTTCTGGCTTCCACTTTCCAACATCAGTTTTGCCTGCTACCTGTCACATCctattttcatcatcatctatATAGGCCTGCAAGAGACCCCGATCCACTACACAGACTTAAACTTT ATGTACATTTTTCTTGGCCATGTGGTGCTGACCCTGGTGGTGAGCTACGTGCTGACTGTGCTGATTGAGAAGACCTTCCTTCTAAAATACAGCCGTACATAG
- the alpk2 gene encoding alpha-protein kinase 2, which produces MPLAPLSSGSSLLRRKGSSLEGDQICAQSFLNNRDLSCDHVQPCVLWQTLHGITGKLSSEGYEELIHKEKHTINFAEKSSPEGQLDLQPCNTSEFFFTKRKTIIEEIDDLSRELSYLAVEPADHFVISEKNCVAVITLDLNDPFVSRPIKTVATAVPSEKPELNQKIAERMPHKSHKHTSEGKTHSKKDKPAGHHHCAQASNKQESLSHHVSALQANKQQETHPLTVEKHISENAPAGLEDSQAKLGTEAAAAAEKAPSKPHGKKKKKTVQSVAAPKNVGESPVDEDNGAKPKTAKGRIDMFEAKLGNKVEKAPKGSGHSVGAEKKSQQLQAKASQAERPPHLAENKDRQPKKFTSPLKDDVIKRRRLSEDKFGKIVSALESKLPKPDVYNKAKAEEPKADADATRKKAYSEVVKQNITPKEEPKVVQPIQTVSVSGDPQSLCLWCQFSAVFSDYTVTWSREGAVLAEIKRSAGDESRVSLTISNASQKDLGKYQCRLSSLHGLVTLDYLLTYEVLCEIVIPPSPKTASSALLEVGSEEEDAHCCRLMFKEDFLSDQSFGDNHPVSILTEKVHFGEGMHRRAFRTRLRTGQKPLLLPGHSCVLKVHNAISYGIKNNDELIEKNFTLAVEECRVQNTAREYIKAYTAAAQSVEAFGEVPEIIPIYLVHRPSNNIPYATLEEELIGDFVKYSVKDGKEINLMRCDSEAGQKCCAFQHWVYNNTDGNLLVTDMQGVGMRLTDVGIATCKKVYKGFKGNCSTSFIDQFKALHQCNTYCEILGLKSLQPKAKKPAYAPKPKPQPPAAPKKKTFGPTVKGKS; this is translated from the exons ATGCCCTTAGCTCCCCTCAGTAGCGGCTCCTCCCTCCTACGTCGGAAAGGCAGCAGTTTGGAAGGAGATCAAATTTGTGCCCAAAGTTTTCTCAACAACAGAGACCTGAGTTGTGATCACGTCCAACCCTGTGTTCTCTGGCAAACCTTACATGGGATTACTGGCAAACTGTCCTCTGAAGGTTATGAGGAGCTGATACATAAAGAAAAGCATACAATAAACTTTGCTGAGAAGTCTTCACCAGAGGGACAACTGGACTTACAACCCTGCAACACTTCTGAGTTTTTTTTCACAAAGAGAAAGACAATAATTGAGGAGATTGATGACCTCAGTAGAGAACTCTCATACTTGGCTGTTGAACCTGCAGATCATTTCGTCATCTCAGAGAAAAACTGTGTCGCAGTCATCACCTTGGACTTAAATGACCCATTTGTTTCAAGGCCTATAAAGACTGTCGCCACAGCCGTACCATCTGAGAAGCCTGAGCTGAACCAGAAAATAGCTGAGAGGATGCCTCACAAATCTCACAAGCACACCTCGGAGGGCAAAACACACTCCAAAAAGGACAAACCAGCAGGTCACCATCATTGTGCACAGGCATCCAACAAGCAGGAGAGTTTATCTCATCACGTTTCAGCCCTGCAGGCCAACAAACAGCAAGAAACTCATCCTCTTACTGTGGAAAAACATATTAGTGAGAACGCTCCAGCTGGACTTGAGGACAGTCAGGCTAAATTGGGGACTGAAGCGGCAGCGGCAGCCGAGAAGGCTCCGAGCAAACCGCacggcaaaaagaaaaagaaaaccgtTCAGAGTGTAGCAGCTCCGAAGAACGTAGGAGAGTCACCGGTTGACGAAGATAATGGAGCCAAACCAAAGACTGCAAAAGGAAGGATTGATATGTTCGAGGCCAAGCTGGGTAATAAAGTGGAGAAAGCTCCTAAGGGCAGTGGTCATTCAGTTGGAGCTGAGAAAAAGTCCCAGCAGCTGCAGGCTAAAGCTTCCCAGGCTGAACGACCTCCGCATCTTGCAGAGAATAAAGACCGTCAGCCCAAGAAGTTCACCAGCCCTCTGAAAGATGATGTTATTAAAAGACGACGCCTGTCAGAGGATAAGTTTGGGAAGATAGTTAGTGCTTTGGAGTCTAAACTACCAAAGCCAGATGTTTATAACAAAGCAAAGGCAGAGGAACCAAAGGCTGATGCTGACGCAACTCGTAAAAAGGCATACAGTGAAGTGGTCAAACAGAATATCACTCCTAAGGAAG AGCCAAAGGTGGTGCAGCCCATCCAGACAGTGTCAGTGAGTGGGGACCCACAGAGTCTGTGCCTGTGGTGTCAGTTTTCAGCCGTCTTCTCCGACTACACTGTCACCTGGAGCAGAGAGGGCGCCGTCCTTGCTGAGATCAAGAGAAG TGCAGGGGATGAGAGCAGAGTGTCCCTCACCATCTCCAACGCTTCCCAAAAAGACTTGGGCAAGTACCAGTGTCGGCTCAGCAGCTTGCACGGATTGGTCACTCTGGACTACCTGCTAACATACGAAG TGCTCTGTGAGATAGTCATTCCTCCATCCCCAAAGACAGCCTCAT CTGCTCTTTTAGAGGTGGGGAGCGAAGAGGAGGATGCCCACTGTTGCAGGCTGATGTTCAAGGAGGATTTCCTATCTGACCAATCCTTTGGGGACAACCATCCCGTCAGCATCCTCACTGAGAAGGTCCACTTTGGGGAGGGAATGCACCGGCGGGCTTTCCGGACAAGGCTGCGGACGGGTCAGAAGCCTCTTCTGTTGCCGGGACACTCTTGTGTGCTCAAGGTTCACAACGCCATCAGCTACGGGATCAAGAACAACGACGAGCTCATTGAGAAGAACTTCACCTTGGCTGTGGAA GAGTGTCGGGTCCAGAACACAGCAAGAGAGTACATCAAGGCGtacactgctgcagctcagtcTGTTGAAGCCTTCGGCGAAGTCCCAGA GATCATCCCCATCTACCTGGTTCACCGTCCATCCAACAACATCCCCTACGCcacgctggaggaggagctgatcgGCGACTTCGTCAAGTATTCAGTCAAGGACGGCAAAGAGATCAACCTGATGAGGTGTGACTCGGAGGCCGGACAGAAATGCTGCGCTTTCCAGCACTGGGTCTACAACAACACCGACGGCAACCTGCTGGTTACTGACATGCAAG gtgtcgGCATGAGGCTCACGGATGTGGGCATAGCCACCTGTAAGAAAGT ataCAAGGGCTTTAAAGGAAACTGCTCCACCTCCTTCATCGACCAGTTCAAGGCTCTGCACCAGTGCAACACGTACTGTGAGATCCTGGGCCTCAAATCCCTGCAGCCTAAAGCCAAAAAGCCAGCGTATGCTCCGAAGCCCAAACCCCAACCCCCTGCCGCGCCCAAGAAGAAAACGTTTGGGCCCACAGTGAAGGGGAAGTCGTAA